Below is a genomic region from Desulfovibrio sp. TomC.
GCGTCTGGACCGTTTTTCTCAGCGAGTACCCTGCCCGGGTCATTGTGAATCTCAGAAGCAGAAATCGTATGATCAAGATCAACATTGTCATTTCGATTTACTTTGCGTCCTGTATATTCATCAACAAGTACACCTTCGGCCTTTTCAGCAGCTACAGTTCTATTCTTTGCAATATAATCAGAGTGGCTATGGTACTTAGCACTATCGTACTCTTCACGATGATCATATCTCAGCCTTTCATTATCTGTCGCGTAAATACCAGATCTAGCATTATGGATCGTATCGACGTTCCCTCCAACTTTGTCGTAGGCAGCAACAATCTGGCCAAGACCGAAAGGGCCAACTACACTCGAAATGACCTGCCTCTGACAACTGAAGATCAAATCGTTGATTTTTTTCTTATCCCATGCCGAATTTATTGATTCAAGAATTTTGTTGATTTCATTAACCGGAACGTGAATTTCTTCAAGAATAAGACGTTCATCCTCTTTGTGGCGTCTTTCCATGCTCTCAAAAACCGCAAACGATTTCTCATCGATAGGCATATCTGTTAGTAAGCTAGAATTAATGAGCTTGTCGTCTTCGGTATGCCTAGCCCGAACTGCTTTTAGCAATTCTTGCTGTCGCTTATAGCGGTCAACAGCCTCACCCATTGAAACAACCTCCCTCTCTCTGCCGTTGTGATTAGACTAAGAGCAGATCTGTAACTTGGGAAATAGCCGGGTACGGAGGCGAGTGCCACCCGGTACTTTAGTTGAATTGGTACTTAGTGGCTTCCCAATTGTCGATAAAATGCTTTTCCTCTTGGCTAACAACTCCGTCAGCCAATGCAACAAGCTGAATTATCTCATCTATCTCCGCAGCTGTGACGTCATATTCACGAGCTTTCTTTATCGCTGGATAAAAAGCTGGTGGATATTTACGCAACTGCTCGATATCGTTTTTAACATGCTCAGGAAGAGCACTTTTACTAATGCCCGCGACAAAAGCATCAAGCTCTTTTATCTCGACATTACTGATGTTTCCATCGGAATTTGCGATAGCCATACCAACAGCGAAGAGGCCAACAAGTTTCCGCTCAAATGCATTATTTTTAGCAAGACGTTCACCAAGATCGCTTACCTTTTGCCTGTATTTAGCTGCTGCGGCGGTCTCCCCTGCCTTCACACCTTCAGCTCGGGCAGTCTCTTTGTCAGACTTCTTTTTTTGTTCGTCAGAGCAGCCCATTTCGTAGCCTATTAAGCCTCCTGCCGTTGCAGCACCAGCAGTCGCAGCAATTGTCCCTATGCCTGTTAGAGACGCAATCAAAGTCGCGCCTCCTAACACCGAGCCCCCCCCGGTAAATGGAGCTGCGGCAATTGCCCCTATTCCAATTCCAACACCAGCCAGAACCTTCCAATAGGACATGTCATACCCCCCACATCAAGCATGCTTTATACGTTAGTTTCCACAAACAACTTCACCATCGAATTGTTTGGCCCACCAAATAACCTCTTTTGGCTCCGCCACCTGCACTGAAAAAATAATTGAACCAGTGTTTTCCCATTCAATTTTTTGCGAATGATGCCACTCTGTATCCACTACGAATGGAATAACTGCCCCTTTAAATCTTATCTTCACTTCGCGAGAAGACTCTCCGATATAAAAATTGAAGGCATTGCTCAATTTCTTGTAAAATCCACCGTCGTCGACACACACGTCAAAGAATATCCCAGTCTTTTGAATCTCTTTGATCCGGCTTACCCTGAAGACCCTAAATGGGCTAGATTTCTCCTGCGTCCTAGCGTATAAATACATGTATCGTTGGAGGAAATACACTCTCAAGGGATCAACTTCACGCCATGTCGTCTTCCAATCCCTACTGGATTGATAATAAATTTTTAGCCGATTACCAGTGGCAACCGCACTTTGGAGAGTATCGAGTGTGGTTGAATCACAGCCGCAACTATCTCGCATCACAGTTTGGTTAAATATATCGACAACTTGCGTCCTGAA
It encodes:
- a CDS encoding tellurite resistance TerB family protein translates to MSYWKVLAGVGIGIGAIAAAPFTGGGSVLGGATLIASLTGIGTIAATAGAATAGGLIGYEMGCSDEQKKKSDKETARAEGVKAGETAAAAKYRQKVSDLGERLAKNNAFERKLVGLFAVGMAIANSDGNISNVEIKELDAFVAGISKSALPEHVKNDIEQLRKYPPAFYPAIKKAREYDVTAAEIDEIIQLVALADGVVSQEEKHFIDNWEATKYQFN
- a CDS encoding helix-turn-helix transcriptional regulator, which codes for LSLSDRLIVTFALRHVCSVGEGHVAVKALQVAKKLACGLDEPFRTQVVDIFNQTVMRDSCGCDSTTLDTLQSAVATGNRLKIYYQSSRDWKTTWREVDPLRVYFLQRYMYLYARTQEKSSPFRVFRVSRIKEIQKTGIFFDVCVDDGGFYKKLSNAFNFYIGESSREVKIRFKGAVIPFVVDTEWHHSQKIEWENTGSIIFSVQVAEPKEVIWWAKQFDGEVVCGN